From a region of the Triticum aestivum cultivar Chinese Spring chromosome 7D, IWGSC CS RefSeq v2.1, whole genome shotgun sequence genome:
- the LOC123167655 gene encoding putative UPF0481 protein At3g02645, translated as MASSSDQEGSGSGSGRRGRPLVFDELRWVVQIRESLTEDGDDEDDNGIPVSVFNVPKQLLVHKPEAYVPQFIALGPYHHWRPELYEMERYKLAAARRAQRRLRPAGLKLEALVAEFADRLERKIRAYYHRYLDFSGLTLTWMMVVDGAFLLEFLQIYAAAEDCGKPALRRVSSRMAHLVDFAGRKSAHGLILRDMLMLENQIPLFLLRKILEPQCASADEAGLLLTSMVTGLVKELCPFKMMDGAFPAVDVAKYAHLLELLYYLLVPKPPAEDTTAEAQDHDENYDIEEQPADGDGEEKQSGGGSEYVAQLFAALWGMASKLGKGPLHYVMRPIAFAVKAPWKMLTVVPGMSGMKHPVESFFMSGADGRGDPSSSSTAGHLSRPPLIEEIMVPSVSELVNAGVQVAATTGDLSTICFDCKTATLHLPVVTLDGNTEVMIRNLVAYESSAASGPLVLTRYTELMNGIIDTDTDVALLRQRGVVLNRLKSDGEVTKLWNSMSRSTRLTKVPAVDRAVEEMNRYYDGRWRVKTKRFMRRYVFSSWQLLTFLAAIMMLLLTTLQAFCSVYTCSRWFGAVTVTAASGE; from the coding sequence ATGGCGTCCAGCTCCGATCAAGAGggtagcggcagcggcagcgggcggcgagggaggccgctggtgttcgacgagctccggTGGGTGGTGCAGATCCGGGAGTCCCTGacggaggacggcgacgacgaggacgacaACGGCATCCCGGTCTCGGTGTTCAACGTGCCCAAGCAGCTGCTGGTGCACAAGCCGGAGGCGTACGTGCCCCAGTTCATCGCCCTCGGCCCCTACCACCACTGGCGCCCCGAGCTGTACGAGATGGAGCGGTACaagctcgccgccgcccgccgcgcgcagCGCCGCCTTCGCCCCGCGGGGCTCAAGCTCGAGGCGCTCGTCGCGGAGTTCGCCGACCGCCTCGAGCGCAAGATCCGCGCTTACTACCACCGCTACCTCGACTTCAGCGGCTTGACGCTCACCTGGATGATGGTCGTCGACGGCGCCTTCCTCCTCGAGTTCCTGCAGATCTACGCCGCCGCCGAAGACTGTGGCAAGCCGGCGCTGCGGAGGGTGTCGTCGAGGATGGCGCACCTGGTGGACTTCGCCGGGAGGAAGTCGGCGCACGGGCTGATCCTACGTGACATGCTCATGCTCGAGAACCAGATCCCGCTCTTCCTCCTCCGCAAGATCCTTGAGCCGCAGTGCGCGTCGGCCGACGAGGCCGGGCTGCTGCTCACGAGCATGGTCACCGGGCTCGTGAAGGAGCTCTGCCCGTTCAAGATGATGGACGGCGCCTTCCCGGCCGTCGACGTCGCCAAGTACGCGCACCTGCTCGAGCTGCTCTACTACCTTCTCGTGCCCAAGCCGCCGGCAGAGGACACGACAGCAGAGGCACAAGACCATGACGAGAACTACGACATCGAGGAGCAGCCGGCGGACGGCGACGGCGAAGAGAAGCAGTCTGGCGGCGGGTCCGAGTACGTGGCGCAGCTGTTCGCCGCGCTGTGGGGCATGGCATCGAAGCTTGGGAAAGGCCCGCTGCACTACGTGATGAGGCCGATCGCTTTCGCTGTCAAGGCGCCGTGGAAGATGCTCACCGTCGTGCCGGGCATGTCTGGCATGAAGCACCCCGTCGAATCATTCTTCATGTCCGGCGCGGACGGCCGCGGCGACCCGTCGTCGTCGTCCACGGCGGGACACCTGAGCAGGCCACCGCTGATCGAGGAGATCATGGTGCCGTCGGTCTCCGAGCTCGTCAACGCCGGCGTGCAGGTAGCAGCCACAACCGGCGACCTGTCCACCATCTGCTTCGACTGCAAGACGGCGACGCTGCACCTCCCGGTGGTGACACTCGACGGCAACACGGAGGTGATGATCCGGAACCTTGTCGCCTACGAGTCGTCGGCGGCGTCCGGCCCGCTGGTGCTCACCCGGTACACGGAGCTGATGAACGGCATCATCGACACCGACACCGACGTGGCCCTTCTGCGGCAGCGTGGCGTGGTGCTGAACCGCCTGAAGAGCGACGGCGAGGTGACGAAGCTGTGGAACAGCATGAGCAGGTCGACGCGGCTGACGAAGGTGCCGGCGGTGGACAGGGCGGTGGAGGAGATGAACCGGTACTACGACGGGCGGTGGCGCGTGAAGACGAAGCGGTTCATGCGGAGGTACGTGTTCAGCTCGTGGCAGCTGCTCACCTTCCTGGCCGCCATCATGATGCTGCTGCTCACCACGCTCCAGGCCTTCTGCTCCGTCTACACATGCTCCCGATGGTTCGGCGCCGTCACCGTCACGGCGGCGTCGGGGGAATGA